GTTTTCGTAAGCCTCACCGCCAGCCGTTCTGCTGGCGTTGTTCGCGGCGTTTTGCCGCGATCCGGGAACGGGCTTTTGCCCGCTCAAGCGCGCGCCGAAAGCGCGACCGCCGGCATGCGGCGCGCCGCCGCCAACGATCCATCGGGGCTGTAGCGGCTGTTTTTAGCCGCCAGCGCTTGCGGCGCGGCGCGCGCCACGACCCCGATCACGCGCTGCTGCACCCCGATCGCGCGCTCCAGCAGACGGCGGTTTTCCGCCACGAGCTCGCGCAGCCGCGCCGCCATCTCGACCACCGCCTCGCGCTGCGTCGAACTGATCGTTTTGCTGCGATCCTGCTTTGCCTGCGCCGAGATGAAAGCCTCGATGGCGCGCGCCTTGCTGTCGGTGAGCGAGGCGGCGTGGCGGAGATCAAAGCTGCGCAGGGCGTCGTTCTCTTGCGCGATGATCTCGACCAGCGAGACGGTGGCGTCGATCAGATCTGGGTTCATGGGCTCTTCTCCATTCTGGATGACGAGGATCGGGATGACGCGGGTGGCGGCGCATCTAGGGCCGCGTGGGTCGCGGCCTCCTGCATGCGCAGCATTTCGGCGAAGACCGGCCGGGCGAGGCCAAGCCCGCCGGCGGCGCTGATTTGCTTGCCGATGGCATCGATCAGCATCGGTTTCCAGCTCTCTTCCGCGCTGCCGCCGCCGAAGGCGGAATGGCTGAGATCGACGGTATCGAACATCGGGGCGAGAAAGCGGCCGAGCGCCATCGCCTCGAAATCATGCGCCGCCGTCCACGCCTTGTTGATCACCTCGGGCGAAAGCCCCGCCGCTTCGGGGGGTATCGCGCTCACCGGCGGCAGGAGGGCGCCGGCCATCAGTGCACCTCGAGGTCGGCTTGCAGGGCGCCGGCCGATTTGATCGCCTCGAGAATGGTGATCATGTCGCGCGGGCCGATGCCGAGGGAATTGAGCGCCGAAACCACCTCCTGCAGCGTCGTCCCTGATTGCAGGATACCGAGCTTGCGGTTTCTCTGGTCGTCCACCTGGATGTTGGTGCGCGGCACGACGACGGTCTGGCCACCGGAGAAGGCGCCGGGCTGGCTCACCTGTGGCGTTTCGGTGATGCGGATGGTGAGGTTGCCCTGGGCGATGGCGACGGTGCTGATGCGCACATCGGCGCCCATGACGATGGTGCCGGTCGCCTCGTCCACCACCACGGTGGCTGGCTGATCGGGTTCGACATGCAGATTCTCGATCCGCGCCAGTGTCGAAACGACGTCGCGGCCATGGAGATCGACGGCGATGGTGCGCGGGTCGGTGACGGAGGCGAGCTGGCTGCCGAGCGCCTTGTTGACCACACTCGCCATCCGCTCGGCGGTGGTGAGATCGGGGTTGCGCAGACCGAGATGCAGAATCTGCAGGCTCGCGAGCGAGAACGGCACCTCACGCTCGACCATCGCGCCGTTGGGGATGCGTCCGGTGGTCGGCACCCCGCGTGTCACTGTCTGCGCTGAGCCTTTCGCCGAGATCGCACCGGTCGAAATCGCCCCCTGGGCGACGGCATAGACCTCGCCATCGGCGCCGAGCAGCGGGGTTACCATCAACGTCCCGCCCATCAGGTCGGTTGCGTCACCGAGCGAGGAGACGGTGACGTCGATGCGGTTGCCATTGCGCGCAAAAGCCGGGAGTTCGGCGGTCACCATCACCGCGGCGATGTTCTTGGTGGAAAGATTCTGGGCCTGGTCCATGGTGTTGACGCCGAGCCGCTCCAACATGCCGATCAGCGATTGGCGGGTGAAGATCGCGCTCATCAGCCGGTCACCGGTGCCGTTCAGCCCGACGACGAGGCCATAGCCGACGAGCTGGTTCTGGCGCACGCCCTCGACATCGGCGATGTCCTTGATGCGGATCTGCGCCATCGCCGGGGCGAGCGCCGGGCCGAACAAAACGCCGAAGGCAAACAGGCAACAGACGAAAGGGCGCAACACGACCGGTCCCCGAAAGTAGCGAGACGTCAAGAATTCCCTGCCATTCTTTTCTCCGCTAGACGTATACCGGGCGGCAACGCTGGCCGGAGACGGGATGGCGGACGGGATATCGCAAGTCCCGTGCCAGGGCGGGGGGTGGACAAATCCGCCCGCCGCCGGGGCTTGGGCGGTCGAACCCGCCGGCAGGATTTGCCGGGCGGCAGAGTTGTCCGGGAAAAAGGAGCCGCGACGATGATCGGCATTATTGGTCCCTTCGGCCCCGGCGGGGTACGCGAGACGGCGCCGCGCAAGGCTTCGAGCAAGCTTCGCTTCGCGGTCTCGAGTGACGCCGCCGCGGAAACCGCGGCCCCGGCGGCCAGTGCCGCGATCGGCGGCCTCGAGGCGATTTTGCTGTTGCAGGAGGCGGGCGATGAGGGCGCCGCCGACCAAAAGGCGCGCCGCCACGGCCGCGACCTCCTCGAAGAACTCGCGGCCTTGCAGCGCGCCTTGCTTGCGCCCCCTGGCGAGAACGGCGGCGAAAAGACCGCGGTGCTCGCCCGCCTTGCCGCTTTGGCGGAGATGAACCCAGGAGAGGCGCGCGATCCCGCGCTTCGCGCCGCCGTCGCGGCGGTGGTTCTGCGCGCCAGGGTGGAATTGGCGCGCCATGCTCGCAGCGCCCGCGTGTTGCCCGACAGGGATCGTCGGGCGCCGTGATTGTCGTTTTATGTCAATTCGTTGAAGAAACGCGTCGGATGCCGGCGGCGGCCACGCTTTCCCCTTGGCGCGCCCATCCGACGCGGCTATAAGCCGTTTGCCTCGCCAAGGGCAGGCCGGCATTCTTTTCCGGCCTGGAGAAGAAACGAGAGCAGGACGGCGAAGATGATGGTGACGTTGCCACCCGATTACCGCCCGTCGGAGGATGAACCGTTCATGAATCCTCTGCAGGTGGAGTATTTCCGCCAAAAATTGATCCGTTGGCGCGCTGATTTATTACGCGAAGCCGATGGTACTTTGGTCAGCTTGTCGCAGGGCGGGATTCACGAACCCGATATTACGGATCGCGCCAGCGTCGAGACCGATCGGGCGCTTGAGCTTCGCACCCGTGACCGGGCCCGCAAGCTCATCGCCAAGATCGACCAGGCCCTCGCCCGCATCGATAGTGGCACCTATGGCTATTGCGAGGAAACCGACGAGCCGATCGGGCTGAAACGCCTCGAAGCACGACCGATCGCGACCCTTTCGATCGAAGCTCAGGAACGCCACGAACGGATGGAGCGCGTCTATCGCGACGATTAAGCGGGTCATCGTCTCGGCGGATGATTTCGGCCTTTCGGAGGCCGTCAACGAGGCCGTCGAGGCGGCGCACCGCGATGGCATTCTGACCAGCGCCAGTCTGATGGTGGCGGCGCCGGCGGCAGCGGATGCGGTGCGGCGGGCGCGGCGCCTTCCCGATCTCGCGGTTGGCCTGCATCTGGTGCTCGTCGATGGGCCGGCGGTGCTGCCGCGCGCCGCCATTCCCGATCTTCTCGATGCCACTGGCCGGTTTGGCGCAGACCAGGCGCGGCGGGGCTTCGCTTATAGTTTCCGCCCCGTTCTCTACCGTCAGCTCGCTGACGAGATCGCGGCGCAATTCGCCGCTTTTGCTGCGACCGGGCTCGCGCTCGATCATGCGAACGCGCATAAGCACATGCATCTTCATCCCGGCGTCGCCCGAATGATGATCGAGATCGGAGGCCGCTTCGGCCTCCGTGCGCTGCGCGTCCCGGCCGAGCCGCCCGCCGTGCTCGCCGCCGCCGGCACGCCGCTTGGGATCGGCGGTCACGCGCTTTATGCCTGGAGCCGGGTTCTGCGCCGAATGGCGCGCCGCGCCGGGCTCATGGTCAATGACCATGCTTTCGGTATCGCGTGGAGCGGTCACATGACCGCATCGCGTCTCCAGCGGCTGGCGCCGCATCTGCCTGAGGGCCTAAGCGAGATATATTTCCATCCGGCGGCGTGGCGTGATCCCGCGCTGGTTGCTCTGATGCCAGAGTATGAGCATGAGGCGGAATTTCAGGCGCTTCGGGATCCCGAACTCGCCGCCGCCCTGCCCGTGCGCACGACCTATAGCGCTGCGGCGCGGGATCTCTAAAAGACTTTCTTTCCGTTGTCTCAGAGCGGGCAGTGCCGCAGGCACTGCCCCACGGACAAACGTTTTTTGGTTCTTTTTTTCAAAAAAGAACACCTTTTTTTTCTGATCAAATCGGCAGCGAAATCCGTGCCCGCAGCCCGCCTTGGGGGCTGGTATCGAGGGAGATATCGCCGCCATGGGCGCGGGCGATGTCGCGGGCGATGGTGAGGCCGAGGCCGGTGCCACCGGCGGCGCCGCTTTCGAACGGGCGGAAGACGCTCTCACGCCGCTCGGGTGGGATGCCGGGGCCATCGTCATCGACGGCGATGGCGGCGATGCGGCTGCTCGGGGTGCTCAGGGTGACGGTGACGTGGCGGGCGTGGCGGCGGGCATTGTCGATCAGGTTGGTGATCGCGCGGCGCATGGCGTCGGGCCGCAGTGGCAGCGTCAAGGTCGGCGGCGTGATCAGCGTGATCGCAGCGCCGGCGCGGCGGGTGCTCGCGGCAATGTCCTCGAGCATCGCCGCGAGATCGGTCGGCTGCGCCTGCTCGGTGCCCTCGCCGCGGGCGAAGGCGAGATAGCCGCCGATCATGCGATCCATTTCCTCGACATCGGTGGTCATTTCGGCGATGTCCTGGCCGAGGGCGGCGCCGGCCGGCAGCATGGCGAGCGCGAGGCGGAGCCGGGTCAGCGGCGTGCGCAGATCATGCGAGACGCCGGCGAGCATTTCGGTGCGCTGGGCGAGAAAGCGGCGGATGCGCTCCTGCATGCGGTTGAAGGCCGCCGCCGCCTGGCGCACCTCGGCGGCGCCCTCGGGCTTGATCGGCCCGACATCGCGCCCCATGCCGAAGGCCTCGGCGGCGCGCGCGAGGCGGCGGATGGCGCGGACCTGATTGCGCATGAACAGGGCTGCGATGGAAAACAGCAGAATCGCCGAGCCCACCAGCCAGAGCACGAAAAGATA
This portion of the Acidibrevibacterium fodinaquatile genome encodes:
- the dksA gene encoding RNA polymerase-binding protein DksA, whose protein sequence is MVTLPPDYRPSEDEPFMNPLQVEYFRQKLIRWRADLLREADGTLVSLSQGGIHEPDITDRASVETDRALELRTRDRARKLIAKIDQALARIDSGTYGYCEETDEPIGLKRLEARPIATLSIEAQERHERMERVYRDD
- a CDS encoding flagellar assembly protein FliX, whose protein sequence is MIGIIGPFGPGGVRETAPRKASSKLRFAVSSDAAAETAAPAASAAIGGLEAILLLQEAGDEGAADQKARRHGRDLLEELAALQRALLAPPGENGGEKTAVLARLAALAEMNPGEARDPALRAAVAAVVLRARVELARHARSARVLPDRDRRAP
- a CDS encoding flagellar basal body P-ring protein FlgI — its product is MAQIRIKDIADVEGVRQNQLVGYGLVVGLNGTGDRLMSAIFTRQSLIGMLERLGVNTMDQAQNLSTKNIAAVMVTAELPAFARNGNRIDVTVSSLGDATDLMGGTLMVTPLLGADGEVYAVAQGAISTGAISAKGSAQTVTRGVPTTGRIPNGAMVEREVPFSLASLQILHLGLRNPDLTTAERMASVVNKALGSQLASVTDPRTIAVDLHGRDVVSTLARIENLHVEPDQPATVVVDEATGTIVMGADVRISTVAIAQGNLTIRITETPQVSQPGAFSGGQTVVVPRTNIQVDDQRNRKLGILQSGTTLQEVVSALNSLGIGPRDMITILEAIKSAGALQADLEVH
- a CDS encoding ATP-binding protein, with translation MRFATRFPGRFLKRVLPRSLLGRSLLIILLPLVLVQVVALQIFYGNHLELISRRFAGAVAGEIGFTLDLLRRTPDPAERQWILDEARAEFEFAMRIHPGARLTTNKSRNIPGPMDDDLAEALREKIGLPFRMDWTSDPQSVLVEVQFWDGVLEVEAPRKRLYTSTIYLFVLWLVGSAILLFSIAALFMRNQVRAIRRLARAAEAFGMGRDVGPIKPEGAAEVRQAAAAFNRMQERIRRFLAQRTEMLAGVSHDLRTPLTRLRLALAMLPAGAALGQDIAEMTTDVEEMDRMIGGYLAFARGEGTEQAQPTDLAAMLEDIAASTRRAGAAITLITPPTLTLPLRPDAMRRAITNLIDNARRHARHVTVTLSTPSSRIAAIAVDDDGPGIPPERRESVFRPFESGAAGGTGLGLTIARDIARAHGGDISLDTSPQGGLRARISLPI
- the hpnK gene encoding hopanoid biosynthesis-associated protein HpnK — its product is MKRVIVSADDFGLSEAVNEAVEAAHRDGILTSASLMVAAPAAADAVRRARRLPDLAVGLHLVLVDGPAVLPRAAIPDLLDATGRFGADQARRGFAYSFRPVLYRQLADEIAAQFAAFAATGLALDHANAHKHMHLHPGVARMMIEIGGRFGLRALRVPAEPPAVLAAAGTPLGIGGHALYAWSRVLRRMARRAGLMVNDHAFGIAWSGHMTASRLQRLAPHLPEGLSEIYFHPAAWRDPALVALMPEYEHEAEFQALRDPELAAALPVRTTYSAAARDL
- a CDS encoding rod-binding protein, coding for MAGALLPPVSAIPPEAAGLSPEVINKAWTAAHDFEAMALGRFLAPMFDTVDLSHSAFGGGSAEESWKPMLIDAIGKQISAAGGLGLARPVFAEMLRMQEAATHAALDAPPPASSRSSSSRMEKSP